From one Cygnus olor isolate bCygOlo1 chromosome 26, bCygOlo1.pri.v2, whole genome shotgun sequence genomic stretch:
- the ACER1 gene encoding alkaline ceramidase 1, whose amino-acid sequence MPSIFSYQSAEVDWCEGNFEHSTVIAEYYNTISNVSFFVLSAALLYLNRQYCQRRAVPMYFVSGLLLCVGVFSMYFHMTLSYVGQLLDELSILWTLAVAYSFWYPKVYFPRCIKSRKHFFWLSGVTTVVSTLMSFIKPAFNAYALNCIAFHLLYLTWCELKKCNDKRVHRMAAAMVVWWALAITSWLSDRWLCWLWQAISFPYFHSFWHVLIAVSLLYCFPLVIYFDVNYEMPTFKPKLGYWPSDSWPVVVPYVALEEPHKQC is encoded by the exons ATGCCGAGCATATTCTCCTACCAGAGCGCCGAAGTCGATTGGTGTGAAGGCAACTTTGAGCACTCGACAGTCATTGCAGAGTACTACAACACC ATCAGCAATGTAAGCTTCTTTGTCCTTTCGGCTGCCCTGCTCTACCTGAACCGGCAGTACTGCCAGCGGCGCGCTGTGCCCATGTACTTCGTCTCTGGTCTGCTCCTCTGCGTAG GTGTCTTCTCCATGTACTTCCACATGACTCTGAGCTATGTGGGACAGCTCTTGGACGAGCTCTCCATCCTTTGGACGCTGGCTGTGGCGTATTCCTTCTGGTACCCAAAGGTTTACTTCCCCAGGTGCATTAAGAGCAG GAAGCATTTCTTCTGGTTGAGTGGTGTCACCACTGTGGTCAGTACCTTGATGTCCTTCATCAAACCAGCCTTCAACGCCTATGCACTCAACTGCATCGCTTTCCACCTGCTGTACCTGACATGGTGTGAGCTGAAAAA GTGCAATGACAAACGGGTTCACCGGATGGCTGCAGCCATGGTCGTGTGGTGGGCACTGGCCATCACCAGCTGGTTAAGTGACAGGTGGCTTTGCTGGCTCTGGCAGGCGATCAGCTTCCCCTACTTCCACAGCTTCTG GCACGTGCTGATAGCTGTGTCCCTCCTCTACTGCTTCCCGCTGGTCATCTACTTTGACGTCAACTACGAGATGCCAACATTCAAACCAAAGCTGGGATATTGGCCCAGTGACTCCTGGCCTGTTGTGGTGCCTTACGTTGCCCTGGAGGAGCCCCACAAGCAGTGCTAG